From Megalobrama amblycephala isolate DHTTF-2021 linkage group LG8, ASM1881202v1, whole genome shotgun sequence, the proteins below share one genomic window:
- the rps10 gene encoding 40S ribosomal protein S10: MAHRASHVTHKEQRNNTGRTADDVLSGSGLSARVKMLMPKKNRIAIYELLFKEGVMVAKKDVHLAKHPELADKNVPNLHVMKAMQSLKSCGYVKEQFAWRHFYWYLTNEGIQYLRDFLHLPPEIVPATLRRQTRPETARPRPKGLEGERPARLARGEGDRDAYRRSAAPPVADKKGEAGAGAATEFQFRGGFGRGRGQQPQ; encoded by the exons ATGGCGCATCGCGCTTCACACGTGACGCATAAAGAGCAGCGAAACAATACAGGAAGAACAGCTGATGACGTTCTTTCCGGCTCCGGTCTCTCAGCAAGAGTAAAG ATGTTGATGCCCAAGAAGAACCGCATTGCTATCTATGAGCTCCTCTTCAAAGAGGGCGTCATGGTGGCCAAAAAAGATGTGCATCTTGCAAAACATCCAGAGCTCGCTGACAAGAACGTACCCAACCTTCACGTGATGAAGGCGATGCAG TCTCTGAAGTCATGTGGGTACGTGAAAGAGCAGTTTGCTTGGCGCCACTTCTACTGGTACCTGACCAATGAGGGCATCCAGTACCTGCGGGACTTCCTCCACCTGCCCCCGGAGATCGTCCCCGCCACCCTCCGCCGCCAGACCCGCCCAGAGACCGCCAGACCTCGTCCCAAGG GTCTTGAGGGAGAGAGACCGGCTCGTCTGGCCCGTGGTGAGGGAGACAGAGATGCTTACAGGCGGTCTGCAGCTCCAC CCGTCGCTGATAAGAAGGGTGAGGCTGGTGCAGGTGCAGCCACAGAATTCCAGTTT agaggTGGTTTTGGCCGTGGCCGAGGACAGCAGCCACAGTGA